Proteins from a genomic interval of Aspergillus flavus chromosome 7, complete sequence:
- a CDS encoding C6 finger domain protein has protein sequence MSLALNRPSTADLRRSGDPSRSCGPTIMEIISTDDKPKTLPAFSGPAPPMHRIPPDGSHGPPSVPGMYEQPWRHYPPYEGHPAEQRRTSTAPPPLSSHGYPVIPNRELPQLPPDGPYSRQGSLTGPKHTPTEAHPSFRGPMNGTAHEPAPHSAPPEYRSRMSFTPQEPHSNGDAPPPLPPHSIPPAPYSTPVPPMSHTPAPYDSSYYQSQAYGIRQRKAARAQQACDQCRARKAKCDEGRPSCSHCKENNLNCVYKEVPPHKQEKATQLLLDRLQSFQDAILDRFDRLDQLNTEHGNNFNSILAKIDAKSASKEPRKPAVPQLAKKDIIDIQESKAKDENIATMQEQIPEPSETTTEQVVPSGEDGELSIPVEHTTAAHKLLLWPSIRNLLRPREYDEDYVMKLEEKRGLIRVYGRGEGDETSEDHGMCSPPTTLSTSFNESQPYYPASPPNGPWGVYVNQPQIKLENKGLDEDGMLTADPDMVRRYHKSYMKHMHQLHPFLDQSDLENKVDHFIRMYCPLKGPVRSPGVLNNHLNDMPRGAKRKRSCENLQGVGCDAQSAAEQGSGRRIEKSIYNAIILLVLALGSICEANPVPGPVTDYQVDFRKETIPGPPTHGILSPAGSDSLPQSQGSGYVAENHTFASPSLIGNRQSGAEGHPISQDKNLDYIPGLAFYAYATQILGSLQGANRLPHVQAALLAGLYAGQLAHPFQSHGWIYQAARACQVLVRSKRYTQMPDGPDKDLYDFAYWTCLQLESDILAELDLPASGISRSEARISLPKGRFTLNLPNEISAPSTMMMFFYSAQIHLRKVLNRVHTDLYKVEKQGQTHWSSHVQEILSMNLELWRNSLPAVMKWKDTDPPSEEINVARMRAKYYGARYIIHRPLLYHALHYYGQLDLRASSDGPSTEATAMTSSKSQQISPSLNHSQGATNMARLSSDIGPASGLTGIAHRDLPTKLRRACKVCIDSAMLSTVAFDGIKGRPVVTNIFGTAHAQFGNMLVLSATYMSSLSELVDRNELERLLKRTINFLLQSRYISPSLRADARILTEIYEKIFGNPSEWRDTTD, from the exons ATGTCTCTCGCACTGAATCGACCGTCCACTGCGGATCTGCGGCGATCTGGTGATCCTAGCCGTAGCTGCGGACCCACGATTATGGAAATTATCTCAACGGACGATAAGCCGAAAACACTTCCTGCCTTTTCTGGACCTGCGCCCCCAATGCATCGCATTCCTCCCGACGGATCGCATGGTCCACCAAGTGTGCCAGGAATGTACGAACAGCCATGGCGCCATTATCCACCCTACGAAGGTCACCCAGCAGAACAACGTCGAACATCTACTGCTCCTCCGCCATTATCTTCACATGGGTACCCTGTTATCCCGAATCGCGAACTGCCGCAGCTTCCTCCCGACGGCCCGTATAGCCGACAGGGAAGCCTAACGGGCCCAAAACACACACCAACGGAAGCGCATCCATCGTTCCGGGGTCCCATGAACGGGACAGCTCATGAACCGGCACCGCATTCTGCGCCGCCTGAGTATCGATCTCGGATGTCTTTTACTCCTCAAGAGCCACATAGTAATGGCGATGCTCCGCCTCCATTACCGCCGCACTCAATTCCCCCGGCTCCATATTCTACTCCTGTTCCGCCCATGTCTCATACACCAGCCCCGTATGATTCTAGCTACTACCAAAGCCAAGCCTATGGCATTCGCCAGCGCAAGGCCGCACGAGCACAGCAG GCTTGCGATCAATGCCGAGCGAGGAAAGCAAAGTGCGATGAAGGTCGACCGTCATGTAGTCATTGCAAGGAAAACAACTTGAACTGCGTTTACAAAGAAGTCCCTCCGCACAA ACAAGAAAAGGCGACCCAGCTCTTATTAGATCGATTGCAGTCATTCCAAGACGCTATATTAGACAGATTCGATCGTTTAGACCAGCTAAATACGGAGCACGGGAACAATTTCAACTCCATCCTGGCGAAGATAGACGCCAAGTCCGCATCTAAGGAACCACGGAAACCGGCAGTCCCGCAATTGGCAAAGAAGGACATAATCGATATCCAGGAATCAAAAgccaaggatgagaatattGCTACAATGCAGGAGCAGATACCAGAACCAAGTGAAACGACCACAGAGCAAGTTGTTCCTTCTGGTGAGGATGGTGAGCTCTCAATCCCTGTAGAGCATACAACAGCGGCCCACAAATTGCTGTTGTGGCCTTCAATTCGGAATCTTCTTCGTCCAAGAGAATATGATGAGGATTATGTGATGAAActtgaagaaaaaaggggCTTAATCCGTGTCTATGGCCGTGGAGAGGGAGATGAGACTAGTGAAGATCATGGCATGTGCTCACCGCCAACGACCTTGAGTACTAGCTTCAATGAAAGTCAGCCATACTACCCGGCATCCCCCCCTAATGGACCTTGGGGGGTGTACGTGAACCAACCCCAGATTAAACTTGAGAACAAAGGGCTTGACGAGGACGGCATGCTAACCGCGGACCCTGATATGGTTCGTCGTTATCATAAAAGCTATATGAAACATATGCACCAGCTTCATCCATTTCTTGATCAGAGTGACTTGGAGAACAAGGTCGATCATTTTATCAGGATGTACTGCCCATTGAAAGGTCCTGTGCGGTCCCCAGGAGTACTTAACAATCACTTGAATGATATGCCTCGAGGCGCAAAACGAAAGCGTTCATGCGAAAATTTACAAGGTGTGGGATGCGATGCGCAGTCTGCTGCGGAACAGGGTAGCGGCCGGCGTATAGAAAAATCCATCTATAATGCTATTATTCTTCTGGTCCTCGCTCTTGGCAGTATCTGCGAAGCCAATCCTGTGCCCGGCCCAGTCACAGATTACCAGGTGGACTTCCGAAAAGAGACAATACCTGGTCCTCCTACGCACGGTATATTATCACCCGCGGGTTCGGattctcttcctcagtcGCAAGGCAGCGGTTATGTCGCGGAAAATCACACCtttgcatctccttcatTAATAGGCAATCGACAGAGTGGTGCTGAGGGGCACCCAATATCCCAAGACAAAAACCTGGATTATATTCCTGGATTAGCATTTTACGCATACGCTACCCAGATTCTTGGAAGTCTCCAAGGAGCAAATAGACTGCCTCACGTTCAAGCTGCCTTATTAGCAGGACTTTATGCAGGCCAGCTAGCGCACCCCTTCCAAAGCCACGGATGGATCTATCAAGCCGCCAGGGCTTGCCAAGTTTTGGTTCGATC AAAACGTTACACACAGATGCCTGATGGCCCCGACAAGGACCTTTACGATTTTGCGTACTGGACGTGCCTTCAGCTAGAGAG TGATATACTAGCAGAACTTGATCTTCCCGCTAGCGGCATATCCCGCTCGGAAGCTCGCATCTCCTTACCAAAGGGACGGTTTACTCTTAACCTTCCGAATGAAATTTCCGCCCCAAGTACTATGATGATGTTTTTTTACTCGGCCCAGATTCATCTAAGAAAGGTTCTCAACCGTGTTCATACTGATCTGTACAAAGTTGAAA AGCAAGGACAGACCCATTGGTCATCGCACGTTCAAGAAATCTTAAGTATGAATCTCGAACTTTGGCGAAACAGTCTACCTGCTGTGATGAAGTGGAAAGACACAGATCCACCATCAGAAGAGATTAACGTCGCACGGATGCGAGCTAAGTACTATGGTGCACGTTACATTATCCATCGCCCTTTACTTTATCATGCCCTTCATTACTATGGACAATTAGACCTTCGCGCATCATCGGATGGACCGTCTACTGAAGCTACTGCTATGACTTCTTCCAAATCGCAGCAGATATCACCGTCATTGAACCATAGTCAAGGTGCCACGAACATGGCACGTTTGTCAAGTGACATAGGTCCTGCATCTGGGCTTACAGGGATTGCACACCGCGACTTGCCCACAAAGCTACGAAGAGCTTGTAAAGTTTGTATTGATTCGGCTATGCTAAGTACAGTAGCCTTCGATGGCATAAAGGGTCGCCCGGTAGTGACCAACATTTTCGGCACTGCCCATGC ACAATTTGGTAACATGTTGGTATTGTCCGCTACATACATGTCTAGCCTCTCGGAACTAGTGGATCGAAACGAACTCGAGAGACTTCTTAAGCGAACGATCAACTTTCTGCTGCAGAGTCGTTATATTTCTCCTAGTCTCCGAGCTGACGCGCGAATTCTTACTGAGATATACGAGAAAATATTTGGAAATCCCTCAGAGTGGAGGGATACAACCGATTAA
- a CDS encoding uncharacterized protein (expressed protein): MSMSSPSIIFHQGLRCTKVPRRSAAAISPSLNLLASTSSSITTASTDKPISTTDPSPAVETSLLNDHTTLSTSQVTPSESSTKTPNTIPTHLPPVSSFTITTTVSGTSPLITEGITKTYSPVSSYGASYSTLESIASSLSSNFSSSSSTEAVLTHTSRTGGPPTATTSTVSGGILPKNNSDHGDSLSSPDHGSQASLRTLLGSVLGAMGFIAAVFLICLLLFRRRRRRSGGVQCFGGNQKLLRADRQSADSLTGLQHGYVSGGSMRSQYKYALEAPMSAYYHDESDRASACYSDPFSDSAELHGGLRNGMPEIEDTTQSLFMNQKYDQQPVIPRANLPLRTVSDSLLPTVHAGRRRSELPLGSEHGSIYSSDRSLGSTLILPGRSSLGSSLQRFSYRVSVAELEPCGANEPVSKISPRSTRSDPFDLEVPARAVHPISSATQLRP, encoded by the coding sequence ATGTCAATGTCCAGTCCTTCAATCATCTTCCACCAGGGCTTACGATGTACTAAAGTCCCGCGAAGATCAGCAGCGGCTATATCGCCTTCCCTCAATCTCTTAGcctcgacttcttcctcgatAACGACAGCTTCGACCGACAAACCAATCTCAACTACAGATCCATCACCAGCTGTTGAGACCTCCCTATTGAATGACCATACTACGTTAAGCACATCACAAGTGACGCCATCGGAATCGAGTACAAAAACGCCTAACACGATACCGACGCATCTACCACCTGTCAGCTCTTTCACCATCACTACTACAGTTAGTGGCACATCTCCTTTAATTACCGAAGGTATTACGAAGACATACAGTCCAGTGTCATCCTATGGCGCCAGTTATTCAACGTTAGAGTCAATCGCATCAAGCTTGTCTAGCAATTTCTCGAGTTCGAGCTCCACAGAGGCTGTCCTAACGCATACCTCCCGTACAGGAGGGCCTCCAACGGCGACTACCTCAACGGTATCGGGAGGTATTCTTCCCAAAAATAACTCGGATCATGGAGATTCACTTTCGTCTCCAGACCATGGCTCACAGGCCTCTCTCCGCACTTTACTTGGCAGCGTACTCGGTGCGATGGGCTTCATTGCAGCTGTATTCCTGATCTGCTTACTGTTATTCAGACGCAGGCGAAGGAGATCGGGCGGAGTCCAGTGCTTTGGAGGAAACCAGAAGCTTCTAAGGGCCGACCGGCAATCGGCGGATTCCTTGACTGGCTTACAGCACGGATATGTTTCTGGAGGGTCTATGCGCTCGCAATACAAATATGCACTAGAGGCTCCGATGAGCGCGTACTACCATGATGAGAGTGATCGAGCATCAGCGTGCTACTCGGATCCTTTTTCAGATTCCGCAGAGCTACACGGAGGGTTGCGAAACGGCATGCCCGAAATAGAGGATACAACTCAGTCCCTATTCATGAACCAAAAATATGATCAACAGCCGGTTATCCCACGGGCAAACCTGCCGCTTCGAACAGTTTCCGATAGCCTTTTACCAACTGTTCATGCGGGGCGAAGACGGTCCGAATTACCTTTGGGCTCAGAGCACGGATCTATTTATAGCAGTGATCGTAGCTTGGGCAGCACCCTCATTCTTCCTGGGCGAAGTAGTCTAGGCAGCAGTTTACAGAGATTCAGCTACCGGGTTTCGGTGGCAGAGCTTGAACCATGCGGTGCAAACGAACCGGTGTCTAAAATCAGCCCCCGCAGTACACGGAGTGACCCGTTTGATCTGGAAGTTCCAGCGCGGGCGGTACACCCAATCAGTTCAGCGACGCAGCTAAGACCATAG
- a CDS encoding 60S ribosomal protein L19, with protein MRLIDGGSLSGGLPPPLSGHVVIIGESPTNIQGQSVTFQVDDEKEVLSNSQENNTTIGLLFQKVSTQPAYLQTPHFWILTRRRVQRTSSANDRRYADIKMVNLRTQKRLAASVVGCGKRKIWLDPNEMNEISNANSRQTIRKLVSDGLIIRKPVTMHSRVRARELNAARRIGRNRGLGKRKGTKEARMPSQVLWMRRMRVLRRLLVRYRAAGKIDKHLYHELYHLSKGNTFKHKRALVEHIQKAKAERHRERVLKEEMDAKRAKNKALRERRQERLEAKRNALVGEAQE; from the exons ATGAGACTAATAGACGGAGGGTCCTTATCGGGCGGTCTGCCTCCACCACTCAGTGGTCACGTGGTCATCATTGGTGAATCCCCCACGAACATCCAAGGTCAGTCAGTCACTTTCCAAGTTGATGACGAGAAGGAAGTGCTGTCGAACAGTCAGGAGAACAATACTACGATAGGTTTATTATTTCAGAAAGTATCTACGCAG CCGGCGTATCTTCAAACTCCTCACTTCTGGATTCTCACCCGTCGACGAGTGCAACGAACATCATCCGCCAACGACCGTCGATACGCCGACATCAAGAT GGTCAACCTTCGCACCCAGAAGCGCCTGGCCGCCTCCGTGGTGGGCTGCGGCAAGCGCAAGATTTGGCTCGACCCCAATGAGATGAATGAGATCTCCAACGCCAACTCCCGTCAGACCATCCGTAAGCTCGTCAGCGATGGCCTCATCATCCGCAAGCCCGTTACCATGCACTCCCGCGTCCGTGCCCGTGAGCTCAACGCCGCCCGCAGAATCGGCAGAAACCGCGGTCTGGGTAAGCGTAAGGGTACCAAGGAGGCCCGTATGCCCAG CCAGGTTCTCTGGATGCGCCGCATGCGTGTTCTCCGTCGCCTCCTCGTCCGCTACCGTGCTGCTGGCAAGATCGACAAGCACCTTTACCACGAGCTCTACCACCTGAGCAAGGGTAACACCTTCAAGCACAAGCGCGCTCTCGTTGAGCAC ATCCAAAAGGCCAAGGCTGAGCGTCACCGTGAGCGTGTCCtcaaggaggagatggatgcCAAGCGTGCCAAGAACAAGGCTCTCCGTGAGAGGCGTCAAGAGCGTCTCGAGGCCAAGCGCAACGCTCTGGTCGGCGAGGCCCAGGAGTAA